One Candidatus Cloacimonadaceae bacterium genomic window carries:
- a CDS encoding FAD binding domain-containing protein, which produces MNESKMDIEVLNANPRRCQFNRIEFWLNGKRVREEIPPAMTTLEFLHRQRHLYGTKCSCNEGDCGACTVVLAYPREGGIVYESVNSCLFNAAKLHGKHLITVEALGTPEALHPIQSAMLAFHGIQCGYCTPGFVMSMFALFASVTNPSAEGILANLEGNLCRCTGYDSILKAARFIADNYRSSDIVPAWCRAIEAELLAFDLPMEYIERETDRLYPCQAYHVPASLRELFLVTSQNEVHTLINGGTDIMVQMSIQRRHYPILIDLSQIEGLDIIYPREEGIYIGANVTYSQIMRSEVIKTGLPILIEMTRKIASEQIRNFGTLTGNIANASPVGDMLPLLLVLNAELVLESKDAMRKLPLAEYFLEYRKTALEEGEIIVGVLIPSLPPNVFVRCQKAAKRKAVDISAVASAIYINTVDGIVQAARLAYGGVAEVPILSKQFHKAMINMELQGLHVDAIADFVANEFNPISDVRGSEEYRRKAVRNQLFVYLKEFLGVAR; this is translated from the coding sequence ATGAATGAAAGCAAGATGGATATCGAGGTTTTGAACGCCAATCCGAGGCGCTGCCAATTTAACCGCATCGAGTTTTGGCTGAATGGAAAACGGGTGCGGGAAGAGATTCCGCCAGCGATGACCACCCTGGAGTTTTTGCACCGGCAGCGGCATCTTTATGGTACCAAATGCAGTTGCAACGAAGGTGATTGCGGTGCCTGCACAGTCGTTTTGGCATATCCACGCGAAGGCGGGATCGTCTATGAATCGGTGAATTCATGTCTGTTCAACGCCGCCAAGCTGCATGGCAAGCATCTGATCACGGTTGAGGCATTGGGCACACCTGAGGCTTTGCATCCCATCCAAAGCGCGATGTTGGCATTTCACGGAATCCAGTGCGGCTATTGCACACCGGGGTTTGTGATGAGCATGTTCGCCCTTTTTGCCTCGGTGACAAACCCTTCCGCGGAAGGCATTCTCGCAAATCTGGAAGGAAATCTTTGCCGTTGCACCGGCTACGATTCGATCCTCAAGGCAGCACGTTTCATCGCCGACAATTATCGCTCCTCGGACATCGTTCCAGCTTGGTGCAGAGCTATCGAGGCGGAACTTCTCGCCTTTGATCTGCCGATGGAATACATTGAAAGAGAAACAGATAGGCTCTACCCCTGTCAGGCATACCATGTTCCGGCAAGCCTCAGAGAATTGTTTCTGGTCACATCTCAAAACGAGGTGCATACACTGATTAACGGCGGGACGGACATCATGGTGCAGATGAGTATCCAAAGGCGGCATTATCCCATTTTGATCGATCTTTCGCAGATCGAAGGCTTGGACATTATCTATCCACGGGAAGAAGGAATCTATATCGGTGCGAATGTAACTTATTCGCAGATAATGCGTTCTGAAGTCATCAAGACCGGTCTGCCCATCCTGATTGAGATGACCAGAAAGATCGCCTCCGAACAGATCCGCAATTTTGGCACGCTGACGGGGAACATCGCCAACGCCTCTCCGGTCGGGGACATGCTGCCTCTTTTGTTGGTTCTCAATGCCGAATTGGTTCTGGAATCCAAAGACGCAATGCGCAAGCTTCCACTCGCGGAGTATTTCCTCGAATATCGCAAGACCGCTCTGGAGGAGGGAGAAATCATCGTTGGGGTTTTGATACCGTCTTTGCCGCCCAACGTCTTCGTGCGTTGTCAAAAAGCAGCGAAACGCAAGGCAGTGGATATTTCGGCAGTCGCCTCCGCCATCTATATCAATACGGTCGATGGAATCGTCCAAGCTGCGCGGCTTGCCTATGGCGGCGTGGCGGAAGTGCCGATTCTATCCAAACAGTTCCATAAAGCAATGATAAATATGGAGTTGCAAGGTCTGCACGTGGACGCGATCGCGGATTTTGTGGCAAATGAATTCAATCCGATATCGGATGTGCGCGGTAGCGAAGAATATCGCAGGAAAGCGGTGCGCAACCAGCTTTTCGTCTATCTGAAAGAGTTTTTGGGGGTTGCACGATGA
- the fdrA gene encoding acyl-CoA synthetase FdrA, with protein MPLIGTIVEGKYLDSVKLMTISKELKAKEGVTEAVAISASTENKAILAATNMLLPEFAKAPESSILIAILADSMELCKAAIADAKEILSRKPEARAGQAKLLPSSIESSMKTMPEANMALISVAGKHAAREAFRALRLGLHVMLFSDNVSLEDELKLKQLAVSKQLLMMGPDCGTAIINGVPLAFANKVRGGRIGIVSAAGTGLQAVCCDIHRRGEGISQAFGTGGRDGKKEIGGLMILQCLDFLIDDPATEVIILICKLPDGEVIEKIMAKLKTSPKPWVVNFLGAPPGQDIPNIYYTNTLSDTAQRACRLVEHENDSAFDAHQFNNRSLVQLPQRATRKYLRGLFSGGTLCYEAQLIFHQATGMHAFSNAPLASEHQLTSAWQSFEHTIIDLGADEFTVGRPHPMIDYALRLKKMAEEKTDIECAVILLDVVLGFGAHPKPHEELIPMLKQIKKDTCIVTICSVIGTENDPQNMQAVIDGLRDAGAIVTTSNSEACALAAKLILEIGRQQ; from the coding sequence ATGCCGCTGATCGGAACGATCGTCGAGGGCAAATATCTGGACTCGGTGAAATTGATGACGATTTCCAAAGAGCTCAAGGCAAAAGAAGGCGTCACGGAAGCTGTGGCGATCAGCGCGAGCACGGAAAACAAGGCGATCCTGGCAGCGACGAACATGCTGCTGCCGGAGTTTGCGAAAGCGCCGGAGAGTTCCATCCTGATCGCAATTTTGGCGGATAGCATGGAACTCTGCAAAGCTGCGATCGCCGACGCCAAAGAGATTTTGTCCCGCAAACCGGAAGCGCGCGCCGGGCAAGCCAAGCTACTCCCCTCCAGCATCGAAAGCAGCATGAAAACCATGCCGGAAGCGAACATGGCATTGATCTCGGTGGCGGGAAAACACGCTGCCCGCGAGGCTTTCAGAGCTTTGAGGCTCGGTTTGCACGTGATGCTGTTTTCGGATAACGTGAGCCTTGAAGATGAGCTGAAACTCAAACAACTCGCCGTCTCGAAACAATTGCTGATGATGGGGCCAGATTGCGGCACCGCCATCATCAACGGAGTTCCGCTCGCCTTTGCCAACAAGGTGCGTGGCGGTAGGATAGGCATCGTTTCCGCTGCCGGAACCGGTTTGCAAGCAGTCTGCTGCGATATCCACAGACGCGGAGAAGGAATTTCCCAGGCTTTTGGTACTGGCGGACGCGACGGCAAAAAGGAGATCGGCGGATTGATGATCCTGCAGTGCCTTGATTTCCTCATCGATGATCCCGCCACAGAGGTGATAATCTTGATCTGCAAGTTGCCGGACGGGGAAGTGATAGAAAAGATCATGGCAAAACTGAAGACTTCACCCAAACCTTGGGTGGTCAATTTCCTTGGCGCCCCGCCAGGGCAAGATATTCCCAATATCTATTATACCAATACCTTGAGCGATACAGCACAAAGAGCCTGCCGCCTGGTGGAGCATGAAAATGATTCCGCTTTCGATGCCCACCAATTTAACAACCGCTCGCTGGTTCAGCTTCCTCAAAGAGCCACCCGAAAGTATCTGCGCGGTCTTTTCAGCGGCGGAACCCTCTGCTATGAAGCGCAACTGATCTTTCATCAAGCCACCGGCATGCACGCGTTCAGCAACGCCCCGCTGGCATCTGAACATCAGCTAACCAGCGCGTGGCAGAGCTTTGAGCATACGATCATCGACCTGGGCGCGGATGAGTTTACCGTGGGCAGACCGCATCCGATGATAGATTATGCCCTGCGGCTCAAGAAGATGGCGGAGGAAAAGACGGATATCGAATGTGCCGTCATCCTCCTGGACGTCGTTTTGGGTTTCGGCGCCCATCCAAAGCCGCATGAAGAGCTCATTCCCATGCTGAAACAGATCAAAAAGGACACCTGCATTGTCACTATTTGCAGCGTGATCGGCACCGAGAATGATCCGCAAAACATGCAAGCTGTCATTGATGGTCTGCGCGATGCCGGAGCGATCGTAACGACCTCAAATTCAGAAGCTTGCGCGCTGGCGGCAAAGCTGATCCTCGAGATCGGGAGGCAGCAATGA
- a CDS encoding (2Fe-2S)-binding protein codes for MAKIRITLNKEKRRLDVETNETLLEVLRDKLGMKSPKCGCDRGDCGSCAVLLSGKSVRSCLILAIECDGVEITTLEGISQDGMNKLQEAFIEFSSFQCGYCAPGVIISATELLKANPHPSLDEIKEALSGNLCRCTGYTPIFDAILAATKKEK; via the coding sequence ATGGCAAAGATCAGAATCACTTTGAACAAAGAAAAACGCCGCTTGGACGTGGAAACGAACGAGACATTATTGGAAGTTCTGCGGGATAAACTGGGCATGAAAAGTCCCAAATGCGGGTGCGACCGCGGAGATTGCGGCTCCTGCGCCGTGCTGCTTAGTGGCAAGAGCGTTCGCTCCTGCCTCATCCTGGCAATCGAATGCGACGGCGTGGAGATCACTACTTTGGAAGGTATCTCGCAGGATGGAATGAACAAATTGCAGGAAGCCTTCATCGAATTCAGTTCCTTCCAATGCGGATATTGCGCTCCGGGGGTGATCATCAGCGCCACCGAATTGCTCAAGGCAAATCCTCATCCTTCGCTGGACGAAATCAAGGAAGCTTTATCCGGAAATCTTTGTCGCTGCACGGGTTACACTCCCATTTTCGATGCCATTCTCGCAGCTACCAAGAAGGAGAAATAG
- a CDS encoding cyclase family protein, giving the protein MNTQDFLTLMSQVKMYDLTQRLSIHTPPWPSYMPLGIQYFKRIAGAHMGQGANGQIIQTSNHVGTHIDGEIHFHASGRTIGEVPMHEWVGDGVVVDISDSVGDYDLYSPELLMQKADIRKGDILIINTGYHKYSWDQPESDELRYFVKHPGPDPSFHKWALEMKLKWIGVDCGSADHPMNTIIRTWHPKSFIDAEKKLIEKHGKAWDELFDPEEYYQVMHLKLFPKKLVHAENLGGEIDKVSNKRLWIGLFPLRGIELESSMCRVIALEP; this is encoded by the coding sequence ATGAATACGCAAGACTTTTTGACATTGATGAGCCAAGTGAAGATGTATGACCTCACCCAGAGGCTGAGCATCCACACGCCGCCATGGCCAAGCTATATGCCGCTCGGGATCCAGTATTTCAAACGTATCGCGGGCGCACACATGGGTCAGGGCGCAAACGGACAGATCATCCAAACCAGCAATCACGTGGGCACCCACATCGATGGCGAGATTCATTTCCACGCCAGCGGCAGAACCATCGGCGAGGTGCCAATGCACGAATGGGTGGGCGACGGAGTGGTCGTCGATATCTCCGATTCCGTGGGAGATTATGATCTCTATTCCCCCGAACTGCTGATGCAGAAAGCCGATATCCGCAAAGGGGACATCCTCATCATCAATACCGGCTACCACAAATATAGCTGGGATCAACCGGAATCCGACGAGCTGCGCTATTTCGTGAAACACCCGGGACCCGATCCTTCCTTCCATAAATGGGCTTTGGAGATGAAACTGAAATGGATCGGAGTCGATTGCGGTTCGGCGGATCATCCGATGAATACGATCATCCGCACCTGGCATCCCAAATCCTTCATCGACGCGGAAAAGAAACTGATCGAGAAACATGGCAAAGCCTGGGACGAGCTTTTTGACCCCGAAGAATATTATCAGGTGATGCATCTGAAACTCTTTCCAAAGAAACTCGTGCATGCCGAAAACCTTGGCGGAGAGATAGATAAGGTCAGCAACAAAAGGCTCTGGATCGGGCTCTTTCCCCTGAGAGGGATCGAACTGGAATCCTCCATGTGCCGCGTCATCGCTTTGGAGCCCTGA
- a CDS encoding DUF1116 domain-containing protein, whose protein sequence is MKLDKTLSIINIGIEGFKDDLERQGYQVSQINWHPPAQTPFWAFESLEARSELIDAANRETMEIIQKGKASLVGLDIAGNVIPGMHEKLILHAGPPITWDRMCGPMRGAVIGALIYEGKAEDYAKAEKLAASGEIEFAPCHDHSSVGPMAGIISPSMPVYIVRNESFGNQAYCTLNEGLGKVLRYGAFSEEVIARLKWMEKVLYPVLKNALKLLGKIDLSSIISQALHMGDEVHNRNRAATSLLIRQFAPAVLRSSVEREDSAAALEFINGNDHFFLNLSMPACKAILDAAKDIPNSSIAIAMARNGTDFGIKLAGRNDWFVGKALVPEALFFPGYTIADANPDIGDSTITETGGLGGFAIAAAPAIVQFVGGNASDALDYTLKMYDICFGESGSYQIPALDFRGTPLGIDIRKVVELNTTPFLDTGVAHKEPGIGQIGAGVLQAPIEPFVSAYLTLAESLSGGKE, encoded by the coding sequence ATGAAACTGGATAAAACGCTTTCGATCATCAACATCGGAATTGAGGGCTTCAAGGACGACCTGGAGCGCCAGGGATATCAGGTGTCGCAGATAAATTGGCATCCTCCCGCCCAAACGCCTTTTTGGGCTTTTGAGTCCTTGGAAGCCCGCAGCGAGTTGATCGATGCCGCCAACCGGGAAACAATGGAGATCATTCAGAAAGGAAAAGCGTCTCTGGTCGGGTTGGATATCGCGGGAAACGTGATTCCCGGAATGCACGAAAAGCTGATCCTGCATGCAGGCCCGCCCATCACTTGGGATCGAATGTGCGGTCCGATGCGCGGAGCTGTGATCGGAGCGCTGATCTATGAAGGCAAGGCAGAGGATTATGCCAAAGCGGAAAAGCTTGCCGCATCGGGAGAGATCGAGTTTGCGCCCTGTCACGACCACTCGTCCGTAGGTCCCATGGCGGGGATCATTTCCCCCTCGATGCCGGTCTATATCGTTCGCAACGAAAGCTTTGGCAATCAGGCATATTGCACCTTGAACGAAGGACTTGGGAAAGTGCTGCGCTATGGAGCTTTTTCAGAAGAGGTGATCGCGCGCCTGAAATGGATGGAAAAAGTGCTCTATCCGGTATTGAAGAACGCGCTCAAGCTATTGGGCAAGATCGACTTGAGCTCTATCATTTCCCAAGCTTTGCACATGGGGGACGAAGTTCACAACCGAAACCGTGCCGCCACCTCGCTTCTGATCCGTCAGTTCGCTCCCGCGGTGCTTCGCAGCTCCGTCGAGAGAGAAGATTCTGCCGCCGCGCTGGAATTTATCAACGGCAACGACCATTTTTTTCTCAATCTATCCATGCCGGCTTGCAAGGCGATTTTGGACGCGGCTAAAGACATCCCCAATAGCAGTATAGCCATCGCCATGGCACGAAACGGCACGGATTTTGGCATCAAACTCGCCGGTAGAAACGATTGGTTCGTTGGCAAAGCCTTGGTGCCGGAGGCGCTGTTCTTTCCGGGATATACGATTGCCGACGCCAATCCGGATATCGGAGACAGCACCATCACCGAGACCGGAGGACTTGGAGGATTTGCCATCGCCGCGGCTCCCGCAATCGTGCAATTTGTTGGCGGAAACGCTTCAGATGCGTTAGATTATACCTTGAAGATGTATGATATCTGCTTTGGCGAAAGCGGAAGCTATCAGATTCCGGCATTGGACTTTCGCGGAACACCGCTGGGAATCGACATCAGAAAAGTGGTCGAACTCAATACCACGCCATTTCTCGATACCGGCGTGGCACATAAAGAGCCGGGCATCGGACAGATCGGCGCGGGAGTCCTTCAAGCACCGATCGAACCATTCGTCTCGGCATATCTGACCTTAGCCGAATCCCTATCAGGAGGAAAAGAATGA
- a CDS encoding amidohydrolase family protein — MESITYDILIRGGTILTMDDAMQVLEGFEIAILNGKIVALQTEGNSQTSAAQIIDARGCIVIPGLINAHSHLPMTYFRGLADDLPLNIWLNEYIWPLEAKLLKRDFIFDAALHGASEMIKNGITMTHDMYFDMPAIADACSKAGLRALIGEAIIELGDVSDDSLNFIGSKMIEQKAAYSSNPLIDFNLSPHAIYTCSRKTLERCAEVALQNDILLHMHLSESDTEVDNCIKQNGLRPVHYLKEIGFLDCRNIFAHGILINEEEMEILAQSHSSIAICTESNLKLCSGIAPLKAYHDHGINTCFATDGVASNNNLDLLAEMDITAKLHKTVNNDPAFLPAAETLKMATRNAARALGVFDKRGSIEIGKDADITILALDELNSQPIYNPYSHVVYALGARAVRDVIINGKAVLRDRKLVNVDESELIATAKRYKSIVSKELAR, encoded by the coding sequence ATGGAATCAATCACTTACGACATCCTGATCCGCGGCGGCACCATCCTCACTATGGATGATGCGATGCAGGTATTGGAAGGTTTTGAGATCGCTATTCTGAATGGAAAGATCGTCGCCCTCCAAACTGAGGGGAACTCACAAACTTCTGCGGCGCAGATCATTGACGCGCGAGGGTGCATCGTCATCCCCGGTTTGATCAATGCCCATTCCCATCTCCCGATGACCTATTTTCGAGGGTTGGCAGACGATCTCCCCCTCAATATCTGGCTGAACGAATACATCTGGCCTCTGGAAGCGAAACTGCTCAAACGGGACTTTATCTTTGACGCAGCCTTGCACGGTGCATCCGAGATGATCAAAAACGGTATCACCATGACGCACGACATGTATTTTGACATGCCAGCCATCGCCGACGCCTGTTCTAAAGCAGGTTTGCGTGCCCTGATCGGCGAAGCGATCATCGAACTTGGCGATGTTTCTGATGATTCGCTCAATTTCATCGGCAGCAAGATGATAGAACAAAAAGCTGCATATTCATCCAATCCTTTGATCGATTTCAACCTCTCCCCACACGCGATTTATACCTGTTCGCGCAAAACTCTCGAGCGCTGCGCGGAAGTAGCTCTTCAAAACGATATTCTGCTGCACATGCACCTTTCGGAATCTGATACGGAAGTGGATAACTGCATCAAGCAGAATGGTTTGAGACCGGTTCATTATTTGAAAGAGATCGGCTTTTTGGACTGCCGAAACATCTTTGCCCATGGCATCTTGATCAATGAAGAGGAGATGGAAATCCTCGCGCAGAGCCATTCCTCGATCGCCATTTGCACCGAAAGCAATCTCAAGCTCTGTTCCGGCATCGCGCCGCTCAAAGCTTATCATGACCACGGCATCAACACTTGTTTCGCGACAGACGGAGTCGCCAGCAACAACAATCTCGACCTGTTAGCGGAAATGGATATCACGGCAAAACTACACAAAACCGTCAACAACGACCCCGCTTTTCTCCCCGCCGCCGAAACGCTCAAAATGGCTACCAGAAACGCCGCCAGGGCTTTGGGAGTCTTTGACAAGCGCGGCTCGATCGAAATTGGCAAAGATGCCGATATCACAATCCTCGCCCTCGACGAACTCAATTCCCAACCGATCTACAATCCCTATTCGCATGTGGTCTATGCACTTGGCGCGCGCGCCGTGCGGGACGTCATCATCAATGGCAAAGCGGTACTCCGCGACCGCAAACTTGTGAACGTGGACGAAAGCGAACTGATCGCCACCGCCAAGCGTTACAAATCCATAGTCAGCAAGGAGTTGGCACGATGA
- the smpB gene encoding SsrA-binding protein SmpB yields the protein MRPIKNRKASHDYFFEQKFEAGIVLKGTEIKSIRAGKINFKDSHARIVDGECWLHNFHISPWENAAFFNHQPERKRKLLLHKHEIRRLCTKVEEQGMTIIPLDIFINENGFCKLTIALAKGKKSYDKRETLHKKDLQREKERSE from the coding sequence ATGAGACCGATCAAAAACCGCAAAGCCTCCCATGACTATTTCTTCGAGCAGAAGTTTGAAGCCGGGATCGTCCTCAAGGGTACCGAGATCAAATCCATCCGCGCCGGCAAGATCAACTTCAAGGACAGCCATGCCCGCATCGTCGATGGCGAATGCTGGCTGCACAATTTTCACATCAGCCCCTGGGAAAATGCCGCTTTCTTTAACCATCAGCCGGAGCGTAAACGTAAGCTGCTCCTGCACAAACACGAGATTCGCCGCCTGTGCACCAAGGTCGAGGAACAAGGCATGACCATCATCCCCCTGGATATCTTCATCAACGAAAATGGCTTCTGCAAACTCACTATCGCCCTCGCCAAAGGCAAGAAATCCTACGACAAACGCGAAACTCTGCACAAGAAGGACTTGCAACGGGAAAAAGAACGCAGCGAGTGA
- a CDS encoding DUF2877 domain-containing protein gives MSFQAQSVDNLLSFGDMVPPGDFHSVWSRHARVVNFAFQERVLSVGDGSICPGPFRICLKDIGIASIERVLVSENEITVNDRIKIPVDPARRFESGVDLSFLIPKIIWENIPILRDLVDENSAPESLAWLMRDCASAPGGSPFNVVVNTNLCFAFEHLCSGDIQSAVNGFRGCGIGLTPSGDDFLIGLLLGLGVREISEKKDLRKIRSLIYKESLAKNLLVNTLLHQSMQMRPDENWRRLIYAIGGSGELETAGMDVIKHGASSGADTLTGFISAWYINT, from the coding sequence ATGAGTTTTCAAGCACAGTCCGTTGATAATTTGCTCTCGTTCGGAGACATGGTTCCGCCCGGAGATTTTCATAGCGTCTGGTCTCGGCATGCCAGAGTTGTCAATTTCGCTTTTCAGGAGAGAGTGCTCAGCGTCGGGGATGGGAGCATTTGTCCTGGACCATTTCGTATCTGTCTGAAGGATATTGGGATAGCATCGATTGAGCGGGTTCTGGTCTCAGAGAATGAAATCACTGTCAATGACCGGATAAAGATTCCCGTCGATCCGGCTCGTCGTTTTGAATCCGGGGTCGATTTGAGTTTTCTGATACCGAAGATAATTTGGGAAAATATCCCCATATTGAGAGACCTTGTGGATGAAAACTCCGCTCCCGAAAGCCTCGCATGGCTCATGAGGGATTGTGCATCCGCTCCCGGAGGCTCGCCTTTTAATGTGGTGGTAAATACGAACTTGTGTTTCGCGTTTGAGCATCTGTGCAGTGGGGATATTCAGTCCGCGGTGAATGGATTTCGCGGTTGCGGCATTGGACTGACCCCCTCTGGAGACGATTTTCTGATCGGTTTGCTGCTGGGTTTGGGAGTTCGGGAAATCTCCGAAAAAAAAGACTTGCGCAAAATCCGTAGCTTGATATACAAAGAATCCTTGGCTAAGAATCTATTGGTCAATACGTTGCTGCATCAATCAATGCAGATGAGACCGGATGAAAATTGGCGCAGATTGATCTATGCCATCGGCGGATCGGGAGAGTTGGAAACTGCCGGTATGGATGTGATCAAGCACGGTGCCAGCTCCGGCGCGGATACTTTGACAGGATTCATAAGCGCATGGTATATTAACACTTAA
- a CDS encoding FAD binding domain-containing protein — protein sequence MAIAHEYEYFAPASLFEATQILSQFGKKAAPLAGGTDLIVFIKEGMITPAAVIDLKRVKDLKALEIKAEGLFLGANTTFSDLVNSQIIKREYRLLWESAHSVASVGIRNRATVVGNICSAIPSMDAAPALLCYDAVVHLISLGSEREVPIQQWFVAPRKTLRKPDEIVAGISLKKPADKHAGIYLKLGRYKGEDLAQAGLGILVTEKWEYRLAFCAVAPIPARASSIEGLLFGKKLNPELILQVQNLIPTEIAPINDIRSSARYRTHICKVMMQRGLPAAVDRLNGVEIDNTGILGG from the coding sequence ATGGCAATCGCGCACGAATATGAATATTTCGCTCCGGCAAGCTTGTTTGAAGCCACTCAGATTCTTTCACAGTTTGGCAAAAAAGCGGCTCCGCTTGCCGGTGGAACCGATCTGATCGTCTTTATCAAAGAAGGTATGATCACGCCCGCGGCGGTGATCGACCTCAAACGTGTCAAGGATCTGAAGGCTCTGGAAATCAAGGCGGAGGGGCTTTTTCTCGGAGCGAATACGACATTCAGCGATCTGGTGAATTCACAGATCATCAAGCGCGAATATCGTCTGCTTTGGGAATCCGCGCACAGCGTAGCTTCCGTGGGGATCCGCAACCGCGCCACGGTCGTGGGAAACATCTGCAGCGCGATTCCATCGATGGATGCCGCTCCCGCACTGCTTTGCTATGATGCGGTGGTGCATCTGATCTCTCTCGGCAGCGAACGCGAAGTTCCGATCCAGCAGTGGTTTGTCGCTCCCCGAAAGACTTTGCGGAAACCGGATGAGATCGTGGCTGGGATATCTTTGAAAAAACCTGCGGACAAACATGCCGGGATCTATCTCAAGCTCGGACGCTACAAGGGTGAAGACCTTGCCCAGGCGGGTTTGGGTATCCTCGTGACGGAAAAATGGGAATATCGTTTGGCTTTTTGCGCCGTGGCACCGATTCCGGCAAGGGCGAGTTCCATCGAGGGCTTGCTCTTTGGCAAGAAACTCAATCCGGAACTGATTCTCCAGGTGCAGAATCTGATTCCGACCGAGATCGCTCCGATCAATGATATCCGCTCCAGCGCGCGATACCGCACCCACATCTGCAAAGTGATGATGCAGAGAGGATTACCCGCGGCTGTCGATCGTCTCAATGGCGTCGAAATCGATAATACAGGGATTTTGGGAGGTTGA
- the mtnA gene encoding S-methyl-5-thioribose-1-phosphate isomerase, with product MLINGQQYRSVWWEHMRLKMIDQNLLPFEFGIIEYVNYIEVANAIRTMTVRGAPAIGAAGAFGIALAAQNAPEEKFRAYMRSAREELISTRPTAIDLLNGVSYVYESTIKFIPDIPHARQVAILAANEFANKSAEDCRMIGVIGNDIVPHGARILTHCNAGALATVDWGTALSVIRMAHRKDKNIFVYVDETRPRFQGARLTAFELEQEGIPHAIISDAAAGFYFYKNEIDLVITGADRICINGDIANKIGTYEKAILAHEHKIPFYVAAPLTTFDFSCNRGSQIPIEIRDEDEIKRFNGCLLANPGSPALNPAFDITPAKYITGIITHKGIYKPKDAAQLVQG from the coding sequence ATGTTAATAAATGGACAACAATATCGCAGCGTGTGGTGGGAACACATGCGGCTCAAGATGATCGACCAGAATCTGCTGCCCTTCGAATTTGGCATCATCGAATATGTGAACTATATCGAAGTGGCAAACGCGATCCGCACCATGACCGTGCGCGGAGCTCCTGCAATCGGAGCTGCAGGCGCTTTTGGCATCGCGCTGGCGGCTCAAAACGCCCCGGAGGAAAAGTTCCGCGCCTATATGCGCAGTGCCAGAGAAGAACTCATTTCCACGCGTCCGACGGCGATCGATCTCCTCAACGGCGTCAGCTACGTCTATGAAAGCACGATCAAATTCATTCCGGATATTCCGCATGCCCGTCAAGTGGCGATCCTTGCTGCAAACGAATTTGCCAACAAAAGTGCCGAAGATTGCAGAATGATCGGCGTGATCGGAAACGACATCGTTCCCCATGGCGCCAGGATTTTGACCCACTGCAACGCCGGGGCTCTGGCAACCGTGGATTGGGGGACTGCACTGTCCGTGATCCGCATGGCGCATCGCAAAGACAAGAACATCTTCGTCTATGTGGACGAAACCCGTCCGCGCTTTCAGGGAGCGAGACTCACCGCCTTCGAACTCGAGCAGGAAGGCATTCCCCACGCTATTATTTCGGATGCAGCAGCAGGTTTCTATTTCTACAAAAACGAGATCGACCTCGTCATCACCGGAGCCGACCGCATCTGCATCAACGGCGATATTGCGAATAAAATAGGCACCTATGAAAAAGCCATCCTCGCCCATGAACACAAGATCCCGTTTTATGTCGCCGCGCCGCTCACCACCTTCGATTTTTCCTGCAACCGCGGCTCCCAGATCCCGATCGAGATTCGCGACGAAGATGAGATCAAGCGTTTCAACGGCTGTCTGTTGGCAAATCCGGGTTCGCCCGCTCTGAATCCCGCTTTTGACATCACGCCCGCCAAGTATATCACCGGAATCATCACTCACAAAGGCATATACAAACCGAAAGACGCCGCCCAACTTGTGCAGGGATAG